TTCGAACTCGGTTCCCCCTTCAACAACTGCTGGCGGGCTTGTGTCTGTTGTGCCAGCCCGTGAATACGAATGAAGCCCAGGGCAGTCTCGTGCGGGAACTGGTCGCCTTCTTCGTAGGTCGCCAGTTCGGGACTGTAAAGGCTGTGTTCGCTCTTCAGACCGGTTACGGTGTGATTTCCTTTATACAGCGAGACGCGCACTGTTCCGGAAACAAACCGCTGGTTCTTTTCCACAAACCCCATCAGGTCCTGATGGAAAGAGCTGTACCAGAGACCATCGTAAATAATATCGCTGCAAGTCTGGCTGACGAACGTTTTGAATCGCAGTGACTGCCGACTGAGTGTCAGGTATTCCAGTTCACGGTGTGCGTTGTGCAAAATCACGGCAGCGGGTGCTTCGTAAATTTCACGACTCTTGATACCGACGAGACGGTTCTCAACGTGGTCGATCCGGCCAATGCCGTGCTCACCGCCGATTGTATTCAGGTGTGCGATCAGGTCAGCACCGTCCATCTCCTTACCATCGATGGCGATGGGACGTCCCTGCTCGAATTCGATTTCCAGCTCAACGGGTTGATCGGGAGCATCCTGCGGAGCCACGGTCCACTTGTAAGCTTCTTTTGGGGGAGCTACCCAGGGATCTTCCAGCACGCCCGCTTCCACAGAACGGCCCCAGAGGTTCTGGTCGATACTGAAGATGCTTTCCTTCGTGGCTTCAACTTCGATTCCATGTTCTTTGGCGTACTGCAGCTCTTCAGTACGTGTCCATTTCCACTCACGAACGGGGGCAATGATTTTCAGCTGCGGTGCCAGGGTCTGGAAGGAGACATCGAAGCGAACCTGGTCATTACCTTTACCGGTACAACCATGTGCGACAGCGGTTGCCCCGTGTTCTTTCGCGACTTCCACCATCCGGTGTGCAATCAGCGGACGGCCCAGAGCAGTCGCCAGGGGGTACTTACCTTCGTACATGGTGCCTGCCATCAGAGAAGGCCAGACGAAAAAGTCGACGAACATGTTTCGCACATCTTCGATCACGGCTTCTACGGCACCGGTTTTGATCGCTTTTTCCTTGATTCCATCCACGTCGCGACCCTGGCCAAGATCACAGGTATAGGTGATCACGTCCATGTCATATTTTTCATTGATCCACTTAACGGCGACGGAAGTATCCAGACCACCACTGTATGCCAGAACTACTTTTTCTCTTGCCACGAAATTCTACCAATCTTCTGGAATTGAAGGAGTAAAGAAACGAATTCGACGGAATCTGCGAACGATGCAAATGGTACTATGATCGAAACGCATCCGCAATGCGCACATTCTAACATTCTGAGCCGCAAAATACGAAATCTGCTGCCTGAAAGCCGGATGACTTCCACAACCGTTCAGCCACCACAGACGCAACAGATATGATAAAAGCACCCGACAGAACTACTGTCGGGTGCTTTCGCATCTATTAAAAAACGGGACGTAACCTGCGTTTAGTGCAGGTCGTCGTCGCCATGGTCATCCTTGCCTTTTTCAGCGATCAGAGCATCGCTGGTCAGCAGCAGGGTTGAAACACTGGCGGAATTCTGCAGAGCGGACCGGGTCACGCGGGTCGGG
The DNA window shown above is from Gimesia chilikensis and carries:
- a CDS encoding argininosuccinate synthase, whose amino-acid sequence is MAREKVVLAYSGGLDTSVAVKWINEKYDMDVITYTCDLGQGRDVDGIKEKAIKTGAVEAVIEDVRNMFVDFFVWPSLMAGTMYEGKYPLATALGRPLIAHRMVEVAKEHGATAVAHGCTGKGNDQVRFDVSFQTLAPQLKIIAPVREWKWTRTEELQYAKEHGIEVEATKESIFSIDQNLWGRSVEAGVLEDPWVAPPKEAYKWTVAPQDAPDQPVELEIEFEQGRPIAIDGKEMDGADLIAHLNTIGGEHGIGRIDHVENRLVGIKSREIYEAPAAVILHNAHRELEYLTLSRQSLRFKTFVSQTCSDIIYDGLWYSSFHQDLMGFVEKNQRFVSGTVRVSLYKGNHTVTGLKSEHSLYSPELATYEEGDQFPHETALGFIRIHGLAQQTQARQQLLKGEPSSKPTRIMPPSQSDKS